The nucleotide window CCGTAAAAATGATGTGGAATTGAATGTGCTGCAAGAATATTTCCTGACAATCGCTATGGCAAAAGTATCCACTTCGGGTTACGAAGCTTTTGATACCGGACTTTTACAGCACGGTAAAGATATTATCGTTGTAAATAAAGACCGTCAGATTGCCGAAGCCAAAAAACATGCGTTGCTAATGGCCGAAGCCGGTTATACACAACCAATTAGAAGAAATGATATTAAAGTTTTAGGAAAACAAGCACTCGGAATGTTCTTGGTAGGAACTAACCAAATGGTTGCCGGAAACTACATTTCTGAACACGATTTAAAAATTGCCAACAAACTCGCTTACGTAATGGCCGGTGGTGATTTATCGGAATCCACTTTGGTGTCTGAACAATACTTATTAGATCTTGAACGAGAAGCTTTCTTGAGTTTATGTACTGAGCGCAAGACGTTGGAACGTATTCAATATATGTTGACTAAGGGAAAACCGTTGAGAAATTAATAAATTGATAATATACAGGTCGCTCCTATGGAGCTTCCTAACAACACGAAACTAGTGCTAAAAACAGTAAGCCTATACGAGGCTTTGAAAATTCAGGAATTGAAACTCTACTAGCTCTAAATATAAGCCTCTACGAGGCATTGAAAATTTAAAAATGGCCTAGAAGTTCAACTGTCTGTAGGGCTGTAAACATGACATTTAAAATTTAAAAAAATGACCTCGTAGAGGTTAACTGTTTGTAGAAAAATGAAACAATTAGGTTTTAGCTCCGTAGGAGCGACCTGTTAAAAGCGAATTTATGGCAAATACGTATTCTCAAATTTATATTCAAATTGTTTTTGCGGTAAAAAACAGAGAAAATTTGATAAAAAAAGAAAACCGTGAAGAATTGCACAAATTCATTACAGGTATTATTTCAAATAGAGAACAAAAATTACTAGCCATTTTTGCTATGCCTGACCATGTTCATATTTTAATTGGAATGAAACCCAATATTACAATATCAGATTTAGTTAGAGACATTAAAGCAGGCTCATCAAAATTTATTAATGACAGCAAATGGATTAATGGTAAATTCAGTTGGCAAGAAGGATATGGAGCATTCTCATATTCGAAAAGCCATTTGGACAATGTGATAAAATACATTTTAAAACAAGAGGAAAATCATAAAAACCAAACATTTAAGGAAGAGTATCTATCATTTTTAGAAAAATTTGAAATTGAATATGAAGATAAATATCTGTTTGAATGGATCTCATAATAAACAGGCCGCTCCAATGGAGCTTGTAAACAAATAGAAAATTAGTGCTACAAACAGTAAGCCTCTCCGAGGCAGTTAAATAAAAAGAGAAAATCAAAGAAAACATTGGAAAATCTTAATACTTAATTCTCCAATCTTAATACAAGTATCTATGAAAACAGCATATATAGTAAAAGCATATCGTACTGCAGTAGGTAAAGCACCAAAAGGAGTTTTTAGATTCAAAAGACCTGATGAGCTCGCTGCCGAAACCATTCAGCACATGATGAATGAACTGCCTGATTTTGACAAAACACGCATTGACGACGTTATGGTTGGAAATGCCATGCCGGAAGCGGAACAAGGTCTGAATGTTGGCCGTTTAATCTCTTTGATGGGATTAAAAGTCAATGATGTTCCGGGAGTTACGGTAAACCGTTATTGCGCATCGGGATTGGAAACTATCGGAATGGCAACTGCCAAAATCCAATCAGGGATGGCGCATTGCATCATTGCGGGAGGTGCCGAAAGCATGAGTTATATTCCGATGGGAGGTTATAAACCAACTCCTGATTACGCTGTCGCAAAAGCGGGACACGAGGATTATTACTGGGGAATGGGACTTACTGCCGAAGCCGTTGCAAAACAGTTTAATGTTTCCCGTGAAGATCAGGATGAGTTTGCCTATAACTCGCACATGAAAGCATTGAATGCACAAGCTGAAAATAAATTCGACAACCAAATCGTTCCGATTACGGTTGAACAAACTTTCATCAACGAAAGTGGAAAGAAAGAAACCAAATCGTATGTTGTCAATAAAGACGAAGGTCCAAGAGCAGGAACTTCGAAAGAAGCTTTGGCTGGTTTGAAACCCGTTTTTGCCGCTGACGGAAGCGTGACTGCCGGTAACTCTTCTCAAATGAGTGATGGTGCCGCTTTTGTACTGGTTATGAGCGAAGAAATGGTCAAAGAATTAAACCTGCAACCTATCGCTCGATTGGTAAACTACGCCTCAGCTGGTGTCGAACCAAGAATCATGGGAATTGGTCCCGTAAAAGCGATTCCAAAAGCATTAAAACAAGCCGGACTAACATTAAACGATATTGATTTAGTAGAACTCAATGAGGCATTTGCTTCGCAATCATTAGCGGTAATTCGCGAACTTGGATTAAATCCTGATATCGTAAACGTAAACGGTGGTGCTATTGCTTTAGGGCATCCTCTAGGCTGTACAGGTGCCAAACTTTCTGTTCAATTATTCGACGAAATGAAGCGCAGAGGAAACAAATACGGAATTGTGAGTATGTGTGTGGGAACTGGACAAGGAAGTGCGGGGATTTATGAAGTTCTTTAAAAAGAATATAGAACATAGAGAATAGAATATAGATATAAGCCTTTAAAAAGATAAAATAGATATACGCCTTTAAGACAAAAAGAATGAGACATAATTATAAGAACTTGAAGATTTGGCAACTTGGAATTACAATCGCAAATGAAATTTCTGATATTTTGTTAGAATTTCCAAAACATGAGCGTTATGATTTAAGCTCTCAAATAAGCAGATGTTCTGTTTCAATGCCTAGTAATATAGCTGAAGGTTCTTCGAGAACAGATAAAGCCTTTTGTCATTTTTTAGACATTTCATTAGGCTCTTCATATGAACTTATTACGCAACTATTAATTGCAACACATAGAAAATATATAAACGAAACACAATTTAACCAATTAGAGATTAAAATAGAAGAATTCCAAAGGATGACAATGGGATTTCAAAATGGACTGCAGTAAAAGTCTATATTCTATTTTCTATTTTCTTTCATCTTAAAAAACAAAAGCCATGAGCGACAAAACAAGAGGTGGTCAATTCATCGTAAAAGAAACAAAATGTGAAGACGTATTCACACCGGAAGATTTCAACGAAGAACAGTTGATGATGCGTGACTCTGTAAAAGAGTTTGTGGACAAAGAAATTTGGCCTAACAAAAACCGTTTCGAAAACAAAGATTACGCTTTTACCGAGGAATCCATGCGAAAAGCGGGAGATTTGGGATTTTTGAGCGTAGCGGTTCCTGAAGCTTATGGCGGAATGGGAATGGGATTTGTCAATACGGTTTTGGTTTGTGATTACATTTCGGGAGCAACAGGTTCGTTCTCTACCGCGTTTGGAGCGCATACCGGAATCGGGACAATGCCGATTACTCTTTATGGAACTGAAGAACAAAAACAAAAATACGTACCAAAACTAGCTACCGGCGAATGGTTTGGAGCTTATTGTTTGACAGAACCGGGAGCCGGATCTGACGCAAATTCAGGAAAAACCAAAGCAGTTTTGTCTGAAGACGGTACGCATTATAAAATCACAGGACAAAAAATGTGGATTTCAAATGCAGGGTTCTGTTCATTATTCATTGTATTTGCCCGAATTGAAGACGACAAAAACATCACCGGATTCATTTTGGAAAACACAAACGATAACGGAATTTCATTTGGTGAAGAAGAACATAAATTAGGTATTCGCGCCTCCTCTACCCGTCAGGTGTTTTTCAATGAAACAAAAGTTCCTGTTGAAAATATGTTGGCCGGTCGTGGCGAAGGTTTTAAAATCGCGATGAATGCCTTGAACATAGGCCGTATCAAATTGGCTGCTGCTTGTTTGGATGCGCAACGAAGAGTGATTACAGGATCTATTCATTATTCTAACGAAAGAGTTCAGTTTAACACACCTATTTCGCAATTCGGTGCTATCCGTTCCAAATTGGCCGAAATGGCAACTTCCTGCTATGTGGGAGAAAGTGCAACTTACCGCGCCGCCAAAGATATCGAGGACAGAATCATGGCTCGTGAAGCTGAAGGCGCTTCTCACCAAGAATCTGAATTGAAAGGTGTTGAAGAATATGCCATCGAATGTTCGATCCTGAAAGTAGCCGTTTCCGAAGACGTTCAAAATTGTGCCGACGAAGGAATTCAAATCTTTGGCGGAATGGGATTCTCCGAAGACACCCCAATGGAAAGTGCATGGAGAGATGCCCGTATTGCCCGTATCTACGAAGGAACAAACGAAATCAACAGAATGCTATCGGTGGGAATGTTAATCAAAAAAGCCATGAAAGGCCATGTCGATTTACTAGGCCCTGCCTCCAAAGTACAAGAAGAATTAATGGGAATTCCTTCATTTGACACTCCTGATTATTCTGAATTGTTTGCCGAGGAAAAAGAAATGATCGGCAAATTGAAAAAAGCGTTCTTAATGGTTGCAGGAGGTGCCGTTCAAAAGTATGGTCCCGATTTGGAAGGTCACCAACAACTACTAATGGCTGCTTCCGATATTCTAATCGAAATCTATATGGCCGAAAGCGCGATTTTGAGAAGCGAAAAATTAGC belongs to Flavobacterium aquiphilum and includes:
- a CDS encoding four helix bundle protein, with amino-acid sequence MRHNYKNLKIWQLGITIANEISDILLEFPKHERYDLSSQISRCSVSMPSNIAEGSSRTDKAFCHFLDISLGSSYELITQLLIATHRKYINETQFNQLEIKIEEFQRMTMGFQNGLQ
- the tnpA gene encoding IS200/IS605 family transposase, with translation MANTYSQIYIQIVFAVKNRENLIKKENREELHKFITGIISNREQKLLAIFAMPDHVHILIGMKPNITISDLVRDIKAGSSKFINDSKWINGKFSWQEGYGAFSYSKSHLDNVIKYILKQEENHKNQTFKEEYLSFLEKFEIEYEDKYLFEWIS
- a CDS encoding acyl-CoA dehydrogenase family protein; translated protein: MSDKTRGGQFIVKETKCEDVFTPEDFNEEQLMMRDSVKEFVDKEIWPNKNRFENKDYAFTEESMRKAGDLGFLSVAVPEAYGGMGMGFVNTVLVCDYISGATGSFSTAFGAHTGIGTMPITLYGTEEQKQKYVPKLATGEWFGAYCLTEPGAGSDANSGKTKAVLSEDGTHYKITGQKMWISNAGFCSLFIVFARIEDDKNITGFILENTNDNGISFGEEEHKLGIRASSTRQVFFNETKVPVENMLAGRGEGFKIAMNALNIGRIKLAAACLDAQRRVITGSIHYSNERVQFNTPISQFGAIRSKLAEMATSCYVGESATYRAAKDIEDRIMAREAEGASHQESELKGVEEYAIECSILKVAVSEDVQNCADEGIQIFGGMGFSEDTPMESAWRDARIARIYEGTNEINRMLSVGMLIKKAMKGHVDLLGPASKVQEELMGIPSFDTPDYSELFAEEKEMIGKLKKAFLMVAGGAVQKYGPDLEGHQQLLMAASDILIEIYMAESAILRSEKLAKSKGADQVKEQIAMAQLYLYKAVDIITQKGKESIISFAEGDEQRMMLMGLRRYTKYNNMPNVVGLRETITSKLISENAYSF
- a CDS encoding acetyl-CoA C-acyltransferase → MKTAYIVKAYRTAVGKAPKGVFRFKRPDELAAETIQHMMNELPDFDKTRIDDVMVGNAMPEAEQGLNVGRLISLMGLKVNDVPGVTVNRYCASGLETIGMATAKIQSGMAHCIIAGGAESMSYIPMGGYKPTPDYAVAKAGHEDYYWGMGLTAEAVAKQFNVSREDQDEFAYNSHMKALNAQAENKFDNQIVPITVEQTFINESGKKETKSYVVNKDEGPRAGTSKEALAGLKPVFAADGSVTAGNSSQMSDGAAFVLVMSEEMVKELNLQPIARLVNYASAGVEPRIMGIGPVKAIPKALKQAGLTLNDIDLVELNEAFASQSLAVIRELGLNPDIVNVNGGAIALGHPLGCTGAKLSVQLFDEMKRRGNKYGIVSMCVGTGQGSAGIYEVL